One region of Erythrolamprus reginae isolate rEryReg1 chromosome 8, rEryReg1.hap1, whole genome shotgun sequence genomic DNA includes:
- the CTNNBIP1 gene encoding beta-catenin-interacting protein 1 — MNREAVPGKSPEEMYIQQKVRVLLMLRKMGSNLTSSEEEFLRTYAGVVNSQLSQLPQHSIDQGAEDGVMAFSRSETEDRRQ; from the exons atgaaCCGTGAGGCTGTTCCGGGGAAGAGTCCGGAGGAGATGTACATTCAGCAGAAAGTGAGAGTCCTCCTAATGCTTAGAAAGATGGGATCAAAC TTAACCAGCAGTGAAGAGGAGTTCCTGCGGACGTATGCAGGAGTAGTAAATAGCCAGCTTAGCCAACTTCCTCAGCACTCTATTGATCAAG GTGCCGAGGATGGCGTGATGGCATTTTCCAGATCAGAAACGGAAGACAGAAGACAGTAA